One Coffea arabica cultivar ET-39 chromosome 5c, Coffea Arabica ET-39 HiFi, whole genome shotgun sequence DNA window includes the following coding sequences:
- the LOC113689575 gene encoding uncharacterized protein, with the protein MNSNAIILIVWGSWIAGILILLCSWEIGRKRKRLPATSHAGTSAPRRPSYDDVEKGQCSAIRDGGMVVLGATAAVAAATSAAEAVVGDGGDSETGGGDGGGSDGGGCGGGGCSGCGGGCGGCGGGGD; encoded by the coding sequence atgaattcTAATGCCATAATTCTCATTGTCTGGGGCTCTTGGATCGCTGGAATTCTGATATTGCTTTGTTCATGGGAAATTGGACGGAAAAGGAAGCGGCTTCCGGCTACATCACATGCTGGGACGAGTGCTCCTCGGCGGCCTTCGTATGACGATGTTGAGAAGGGTCAATGTAGTGCAATAAGAGATGGGGGAATGGTTGTTCTGGGAGCAACAGCAGCAGTTGCAGCTGCCACTAGTGCAGCAGAAGCCGTGGTCGGAGATGGTGGTGATAGCGAGACAGGAGGCGGAGATGGCGGTGGTAGTGATGGTGGCggttgtggtggtggtggttgtAGTGGATGTGGAGGTGGTTGTGGTGGATGTGGGGGTGGTGGTgattaa
- the LOC113690136 gene encoding pentatricopeptide repeat-containing protein At1g53600, mitochondrial-like: MLANRTSTQLYIALKKPSLQIFSTLVFATQTNLSKTKTETNKFLVYCNSQITKHGRDGNIKEAESVFNRMPTRNVVSYTAMLTAYAQNGQLKRARELFDEMPERTIVSWNAMITAYTRSKGGIFEGFRLFVKMPERNEVSCAAMITGFVNSGRFDEAEKLYNETPLELRDPSCSNVLINGYLKMGRLDEATQIFDRMTKKDVVSWSSMVDGYCKNDRVDEAREFFDAIRERNEVTWSSMINGYMKLGRFRDGLGLFSEMRREDAVRIEPILVTTIFEACGRFDRYTEGCQVHGLVSHLGFEFDVFLGNSLITMYSRFRCMDVARSVFDMMLEKDIVSWNSLISGYIQNKDLEEAYGLFEKAPEKDVVSWTTMITGYSEEGLTEKCIGLFTMMPEKDAIAWTALISGFVINGQYEEAICSFFQMLQTAVRPNPLTLSSALSASAGLATLNQGTQIHAQVIKRNMESDLSIQNTLVSFYSKCGNVDDAYRIFNSIMAPNIVSFNSMISGFAQNGFGKEALELFEKSQSRGYEPTEITFLGVLSACTHVGLVEEGRNYFRLMKSLYKIEPGPDHCACMVDLLGRSGLLDDAVTFINSMPFVPDSGVWGALLAASRTRFRVDLAMLAAENISKLEPNNAAPYVVLSDMYSFAGKKKEEERVRTAKKLQGIKKSPGCSWITVKNKVNTFLSGDQSHASFKGIKCVLCLILDEMKELHWLDHDWLPP; the protein is encoded by the coding sequence ACAAGAAATGTTGTTTCGTACACTGCAATGCTcacagcttatgctcaaaaTGGTCAGCTCAAGAGAGCTCGCGAACTATTCGATGAAATGCCTGAACGAACTATCGTATCGTGGAATGCGATGATCACAGCTTATACGAGAAGCAAAGGTGGTATCTTTGAAGGGTTTCGATTGTTTGTGAAAATGCCCGAGCGGAATGAGGTATCTTGTGCTGCTATGATCACGGGGTTTGTGAATTCAGGGAGGTTTGATGAGGCTGAAAAATTGTATAATGAGACACCATTAGAACTGCGAGACCCGTCTTGTTCGAATGTGTTGATAAATGGGTACTTGAAAATGGGGAGATTGGATGAGGCAACTCAGATTTTTGATAGGATGACGAAGAAGGATGTTGTATCCTGGAGCTCAATGGTGGATGGGTACTGTAAGAATGACAGAGTTGATGAGGCTAGAGAGTTTTTTGATGCAATAAGGGAGAGGAACGAGGTTACCTGGAGTTCCATGATTAATGGCTATATGAAACTGGGACGTTTCAGAGACGGACTTGGATTGTTTTCTGAAATGCGAAGGGAAGATGCTGTGAGAATCGAACCTATATTAGTCACTACAATTTTTGAAGCTTGTGGGAGATTTGACAGATATACCGAAGGGTGTCAAGTTCACGGTCTAGTTTCACATTTAGGATTTGAGTTTGATGTTTTTCTGGGAAACTCATTAATTACCATGTATTCTAGATTTCGTTGTATGGATGTGGCTCGAAGTGTGTTTGACATGATGTTAGAAAAAGATATAGTCTCTTGGAATTCTCTCATTTCTggttatattcaaaataaagaCCTTGAGGAGGCATATGGACTATTTGAGAAGGCACCTGAGAAAGACGTAGTTTCCTGGACAACCATGATTACTGGATATTCTGAGGAAGGATTGACTGAAAAATGCATTGGGCTGTTCACAATGATGCCAGAGAAAGATGCTATTGCCTGGACTGCTCTTATTTCAGGGTTTGTTATTAATGGACAATATGAGGAAGCTATCTGTTCGTTCTTTCAGATGCTTCAGACTGCAGTGAGACCAAATCCTCTGACCTTAAGTAGTGCTCTTAGTGCTTCAGCTGGTTTGGCAACATTAAATCAGGGTACACAAATACATGCTCAGGTTATTAAGAGGAACATGGAGTCTGATTTATCCATTCAAAATACCCTTGTctcattttattcaaaatgtgGAAATGTAGATGATGCCTACCGGATCTTCAATTCCATTATGGCACCTAACATTGTTTCTTTCAATTCTATGATTTCTGGATTTGCCCAAAATGGTTTTGGAAAGGAAGCACTTGAGTTGTTTGAGAAGTCACAGAGCAGAGGCTACGAACCTACTGAAATTACCTTTCTCGGTGTTCTTTCAGCCTGTACGCATGTAGGACTCGTAGAAGAAGGAAGGAACTACTTTAGGTTGATGAAATCTCTATATAAGATTGAACCTGGACCTGATCATTGTGCCTGCATGGTTGATCTCCTTGGAAGGTCAGGTTTGCTTGATGATGCTGTAACCTTCATCAATTCAATGCCATTTGTGCCCGACTCTGGGGTATGGGGTGCTCTTCTTGCTGCAAGCAGGACTCGCTTCCGCGTTGATCTCGCGATGCTTGCAGccgaaaatatttctaagctgGAACCAAACAATGCAGCGCCGTATGTGGTCTTATCAGACATGTATTCTTTTGCAgggaagaaaaaagaggaagaaagagtTAGAACGGCCAAGAAATTGCAAGGAATAAAAAAAAGTCCTGGGTGTAGCTGGATTACTGTTAAGAACAAGGTTAATACATTCCTTTCGGGAGATCAGTCCCATGCCAGTTTTAAAGGAATCAAATGTGTGTTATGTTTAATCCTGGATGAGATGAAAGAATTACACTGGCTTGATCATGATTGGTTACCACCTTAG